The genomic window TATTGACCAGAAGTCACGGTCGTAGCTCGACACCATGCTCATCTTTCACGTACTTCCGACACTTATCAGGTTTGCGATGAAACGGAAGAAAACTTGGTTCTCTAGGTCATGCAGTGGCTGGTTAGGTATTTGGTTGCAAGACCAGGCACGGAGTCACTAGGTCAACTTCATCTTCATACCGACTGGTAGTATTTCCACATGCAGGAATTGGTCGCCTCGCTGCATGTGCATGCACTCGGGATTAAAGGCGAACCATCTTGGCTGGTTGCTATTGGCTGGTGTTGTGAAATCACGAGGAGGGGAGCCTTGGAAGCCTTTTGCACAGCCTAGCCAGTTGCTGCTCCGCCCACAAAGGTGCATATTTCTACTCACTTGGATGGTTGTACtgcaagaaacaaaacatgACAATCGTTTTACTAATATCAAGCACTGATTGATGGTCATTTCTTACAAATGGCTGGACAAATTCGATGGGCAAACAAAGTCAATCACCAGATAATTCCAGCTACCAAGCAAtttgacgaaaaaaaaaagaaaagaaaagaagacgtGCGACAGACCCAGCACAACCATCATCCATGTCTCAATCGACGAACAATGCCAGCGTCAAGACCAGCTTCGAGCTGGCGTTGGACAAGTTCCGCGCTCAGCTTTCGGACCAAGAAAGGGTCAAATTTGCTGTGACTAAAAAAGGAGATTTACTGGTCGCCATCCTCAACATACAAAATGAGCAGCGACTCTCAAAGAAGATGGTAAACATGCGGCGGGCTCAGGGGTTTATTGAGGCCATGGAACAGTTTGGCAAGGTTATAGAGGTTTTTGTCAACTCGAGTGAGATTTTGGCATTTGTCTGGGGTCCCATGAAGTTCCTCCTGTTGGTAAGCGGATTTGttggtgcttttttttcttcctgatAACTTGAAGCTGCTTGTGCTCTAACTCGCCGTAACAAGTCTGCGAAATCTTGGACCGACTCGACCAATGAGCTGTTGGATACCTATCAGCACATCGCGGACAGCCTCCCAATCTTTGAGGGCTACCAAGACCTCTTCAAAGAAGATGGCGTAATGCAAGAGACCCTCAAGCACGTATGGGAGGTTATTCTAGATTTCCATCTAGAAGCACTCGCCCATCTCCGACAGAGAAGTAGGTCGAGGTTGCACCCTTGAGGGCTTCAATTATAGCTTACGTCGTGTTTCACTACCAGTGGCAAAGAAGATCTTCCATGCTGTGTGGAAAGATTTTAAAAGTCGTTTCCAGCCCAAATTAGATGATCTCAATCGGCTCAAGAAGCTCATTGACAGACACGCGAGGCAGCTACACATGAGACGCTACGAGGCCGACAGAGCCAGCACAGAGACTCACTGGGCCAAACTATTTGCGGAGCTGGCACAGAACCGGAAGGCCTCCTCTGAGGACAAGAAGTATCAGAGATTACGGAGATGTCGAGAAATCCAAAGTTGGATAAACCCACCTGCGGCGATTGAGGATCATGAGGAGCAGCTTAGAGTGCGGGAAGACTTGCAAAAGGCAACAAACAAGCAAACGGGCCGCTGGATCCTTGAGAACAAGGAAGTGCGGAGTTGGCTTGGGCCTGACGTCCCCAGATCCTCCATCGTCTGGGTGCATGGGGTCCATGGAGCCGgtaattctttttcttttttttttttttttttttttttttctttttttgcagcATGATGAGATTGACATTTAACCTTGTTCCAGCCATCTCATCAACTCCAGTTACATGTCCAGCCTCTCGGCAGAATACGAAATGTCTCTCGTGTGCCTGCAGTACTTGACATTTGACTGCAACTTCGACTCGGAATACCGGCCAGAGCTGGAAGAGGTAGAGGGGCAGACAGCCTTTCAAGATTATGCCGCTGCCCATTGGGCAGACCATGTCCTCAAGATGATCGAGGTAGCAGACAGGGCACCAGGCACGGATGAGCCATCCATACCATCTGAGGACATGGCACATGCAATCGGCGATTTCGGCGAGATATACCGTATCGATCTTGTCGTGGGAAGAGACGTCTCTCCCCCAAGCCCTAGAGCCTTGTCGAGACTTGGACTCCCGGCCAGTTTTGATATAATCTGGCGGATTGCTCAGCACGTGGATTCGCTGCGAGGCACTGGTGATCCCGACGATGCCGTTCACCCGTCGACTCTAGCAAGAGCCGTCACAAGAAGCCGCGCCGCGTTGGAGAGTAGAGTCCTTCAATCAGACCAGGATGAGAAACGCATCCTCGCCAAGTATCATGGCGAAAATTCCTTCAAATGCTGGAGGCGAACTTGCTACCACTTCCACGAAGGTTTTGGACTCAAAGAAGAACGCGAACACCACTTGAACCGCCACAAGAAGCCTTTTGAGTGTACAGAGCCGGACTGTGACTTTAGATTATATGGCTTTGCGTCGATGCCTGAGCTTAAGAAGCACCGTCGGAATCATCACCCAGACAATTTTTCCACatcttttccaaggcctcCGAAAAAGACCAAACCTCGCAAAGTCGCAGAGCTCAAGTTCAAATGCGAATTTGAAGGCTGCACAGCGGCATTTTCACGGAGGTCGGTTTTGAGAAGCCATGCTCAGTTGCACGCGCTCAACTCACATGGAGGGCATAAGATTGTAGCAATGCCACAAAGTCGCAGCTTGCAGGAAATGATGCGCGATTAGCCACTGGTCAAATGTGGGTAAAGGTGGGCAAAGGTGGGCAAAGGTGGCCGCTGgatagcaaaaaaaaaaaaaaaaaaaaaagccgctcGATAGTCCAGCCCAAGAGACATTCCAGGGGAGGGGGTTAGAGGAGGTTGTCAAGGTTGTCTGTCTATTTGAAGCTTGGGGCGTTGGCTATAGGACTTGAATAAACCGCTCGCTACGTGAGGGTAGTATAAATTCGTAGCGTCGTCACATGAATGGGGGCAAATAAAGTAGAGCATGCATTTCCTAAACGTATGACCGACTGTGATGGACGGGAGGTGCAGAAGTTACGGGCTGGGGACGTTACCAGGCTTCTCGATGGCGATTTCAATGGGAGACAACCCACGACGGGGAGGGGGGCGGAACAGAACAAGGCCCCTGTTTTATTCATTGAAGCAATACACCTAGGTATGCTTTGGGGTAGTTAGGTAGTGTTACTGCCGCACCGATGCGGCGACTCAGGCTCTCGCGTTGGTGGACTTCACCCAGCCCGAAGTAGGGGTCGGTTCTCTGCTACGGGAACGCTTTCCGCCGCATAAATGAGACAGAGATGCCGGATATCTTTATGCCTAGATCTCGCGGAGTATTAATAACTACGCAAATGAAAATATCATGTCTTTTATCCACCTTGCAGCAATCCGCTGTAAATTGACCCACCACCTGCCTCTTTTTCCCCAAACAGTATTTGAAAATCATTTCTCGATAGGTGTTTTTCGACTGTGCTACAAAGGGCACATAATGTAACCCAGAACCTACGGGTAACTCCGCCACTGTCAGCCGTTTCCTCTGCGTCTTTTACGCTAAAAACTTTTCGACAAATACATGGGAGAGCGAGTTACGCCTGCATGGGATCGAACTGCCAGGACCTAATTGGACCACCGCCTGCCTCTTCTGCGCTAAAAACTTCTCGACAAATATAGGTAGGTTTAAACATGTGGGATCGAACTGCCATGATTGGACCACCGCCTGCCTCTTCTGCGCTAAAAACTTCTCGACAAATTTCACTCTACCATGACGTATGAGGTCTTTATCCCGTTTTTTCCAACTACCTAAGGCCCTGGATAAGGGTTATGAATACCGTGGTTTGCGAGGGACGTATAGCGCTTGCTTAGCATAATTGCGTGTCATTACAGGGTAAGTTCCTATAAATTACAATCATCATAGTTCTAATAATTACAACTTTGCTTGGAAGCATTGGGGGGTGGCGGGTGGCGGCCCGCTTATTCACGGGTTAATTTGTATGCAAACctacaaaaaacaaaaaaaaaagctgctCGCTGTCAGGGTATAAAACTGTAGCAAGTGTTACAACATCGCAGCTCCAGTAGCATCCCCGATCAACGATAAGCCGTTGGTTATAAATGGCCAAATGCTTTGTACTATATTCGCTCTCGGCCAAAACTTCCAATCCATGGCAATATCTCATTGGAACAGCGTCTGCCCCTTCTGCGCTGTAGACTCTTTGACAAGCTTGTGGTAGTGGTGAGACTGGGGAGGAAGGTAGGAATCATTTTGCTCCTTGTTTTGTGAAAAATGGGTTTGGCGCAGAAGAGACAGATAGCGGTCCAATCAACAGTGTCAAGCAGTCCTTGGCCAATATAAGCAATTGTATGCGGTGGTTCACCTCCATCTATATACTCTATCTCGTCGCGCCGGGGATGTTTCTTGGCCTTTCATTTGTTCAACATATGTTTCTTCTCTCATCGGGATATCTGGCAAGTCAACAGCGCAACTGATTAAAGACTTTAGCATAGAATTTAGAGTGATTGCTTTATACACCCACCTTACCTAGATACCTTGGCTCACGCTACCCTCGCCCTGCCGATGCCTTCCGCAATAGCGACTCGGTCACGGTCGGAGTATTTTACTCAACGCTGAACTACAGACTTAAAATCTTCCATTTGGCCAAACTCGAGCAAACTATTCCCATTCGTACTTTTTCCTTCTCAAAAGGAGTGTGAAGATCGTCTCTTATTACCCAAATCTGATTGGCATTGAACAATTCCATTATGCGTCTTGCTCATGCTTTCGTATGTCGATAATACTCCTCTATTAaagtatatatatatatatatatgcaGCTCTACAGCCGCCAATCCACCCAAGCCTTAGTCCGTATTCCCATTCATCTTCATCATTTCGTACTCACCTCTACTGTCCCGGCCTCTCCCGCGACCTCTACCCCTGGAGAATCCctcctcatcatcctcgcGACCATCCGTACCATGTCCCACACTGCTGCTTCCCTCGCCGTTCCCGCCACCGGATGCATTGGCCGACGACCGTCCTCCCCCAAAGAACATGGGCCTCAGCTCGCGGTACTGACAACCCCACATGCCCAACCCCACGGCCGCCGCGCTCGATACCGCCATGGTGAGCCACCAAAAAGGACTGCGCGGCACCTGCCCCGTGTAGAACGTCGTTATGATGAGGTGGATGACGTGTAGGGAAATGGCAAAGTCCGGGACGAGCTTGGAGCGGGCGACGACGAGCGTCAGGCCGAGCGAACTGTAGATCATAATTCCCGCTTCGTTAGCAAAAAGCTTTGTGCGTGTAGAACCGGCCAGTCGCACGTCAAGTGCGCATGGCTACTACCGGGTAACCCAGTTTCCGGAGAGAGATACTCACACAACCAACGCCCCGTCAACCAGCCATGTGAAAGCCATCAGCCACCCCATTGTTGTGTCCCCTCGCACGGGCTCCCACCCAAACAACCACTCCATCGAGAACTTTTTGCCGTAGACGAGCGCCGTGAACACCATGAGGATCAGGGCAGCGGCGTAGTAGGCGACCTGCAGGATCGCCATCTGGGAGATGATCTTGAGCGGTGGGAGCTCCGTCAGCGCGCCGGCGCGCGGGGGCCGGCGACGCCGCGCCATTGTGTCTGACTTGTTGAGTTGCGCGTACGTAGCCCCAGAGGTCAGGTTGCTCCCATTGGCTGCAGATGCTGAAGTCTTGTCTTTTGCTCAACTTGACCGAACTGGAATTATGGTCGCGAGACTTTTTGGAACAGGTAGATAGATTGCGCTGAATTAGACTACGGCGCTATGTCGTTGAAAGAAAGCCAAAATCAAAACAACCAGTCCACCGCTGTCCGAGAAGCTAAGATCGTAGCTTCTTCAGGATGCTGCCGAAGATGGTGGATGGCTGGGACGAACGATGATGTCCAAGCGGTTGGTTTGGCACAGACTTTTGCGTCGAGATCTCCAAAGATCAGTGGAGAGAGGTTCTGGTAACAACCCAAGGCGACAGCTGAGTCTGCCTAGGTTGCGGCTGTTTATGAGTGAGCTGTGGGTAAAGGCCAAGCTCTCGGGAATTTTGAGTTACAATGCGCTGTGCTGCCTTGTTGATGGTTGTTGTCCCAGAAAACAAGCATCTCGCAATGTGTCGTCAGAAAATCAACCTCGGGACCCCTGCGCAGGGGATCGACCTGCCGGACGCTCCACTGGAACACCAACACGCTAGACCTGTTCTAGCGCTGATGCTACGTCGCGCACTTGTGTGCTACCCGCAAAACTTGGGACGATGTCACGTGGAAACGCGGGTCCGACTCGGATTTTCGGGGGTGGCGACGTCACCAAACGTTGAACAAATTGAAGCTCCTCAAGTCTGCAGGCGACCATTTTTTTCGAGCAGGCCACCAAAGAGAGAGCTATTGGGCTACCGGCGAGCACAATTACGTATAGCACTACCCGAACCGACCTCAGATCTTGTCCACACAACCACAGGTCGATAGCAACAATGGCTCTCCTCGGCCTGTTCAAGTCGGAGGATGAGAAGCGCGCCGACGAGCTGCGccagggcaccgccgtccCCAAGCGCGCCGAGCGCCAGCGCTGCTGGGACTCGCGCGACAAGTACTTTGCCTGCCTAGACAAGGCCGGCATCATCGACGCCCTcaaggacgacaaggccGCCGCAAAGGCGTGCAAGTCTGAGAGCAATGAGTTTGAGCAAAATTGCGCGGCGCAATGGGTAGGCTTTTTACTTGGGCCGATGTGCTCTCCCTGACTCTGATACTCTCAATGTCTAGCTCGCTGACTTGGAACCTACTGATTGGTGGTATAGGTGACACATTTCAAAAAGTACAGACTTGCAAACTACCAAAAGGAGCAGAGGTTAAAAGCCCTCGAGGCGCAGGGGGCCGTCAAGATGGACTCTCAAGTCAACTTCAAGTAGACAAGGTCGGCACCGTAACCCATGACGGCTTGtactaccaaaaaaaaaaaaaaaacaacgttGACGGGCACCAACACTCGTACTTCACGAGGTCGGTGCAGAAAGGGATTGATAGGCTCGAAAAGCTGAACGAGGACGTCCTTGTAATACAGACGTAATACGCGCTCACTTGTAAATATAAATGTATACCTACTTACTCATAAAACATTTCCAAGTTGTACATTGCGCACATCCCACCTCTGCTGATAGTCTCGGGTAATTTTCACTCATATGAATGTCTTGTATGTCATGCGTAACTAATTCTAGGCTAGGTCTATTTCTAGGAGTGGTCCATTAAACAAATGTTAAACATAGAAGCCCTACATGCATTGTGTTTGGAGAATTTAGGAGCTAGGAACTGTTAGTCCAGACTCCCCTGATTCTCCGAGAATGCGACGAAGGAACAATTCAATCATCCGAATTAACTTTGCAAAGTGTCAATCGAAAACGTTTCAATAGAAACTAGAGGTGAACAATCAACAATCTCAATTTTTAACTTCTACAGCTCCTGAAAGCCATTTTCTGAAACAGCCCCTGAGCGAGTTCTCGTCATCCAAAGGGGTCTATGAGGTATCGTCGTGCAAGAAAGAGAAGATATCTACAAAGAAATGCCGACTCCCGCCACTAACTCAACATGCGGCAATAGTTGTCCTTCTGCATCCGTCGCACCGCCAGCGAGATTGGAACGAAAACAGAGTATGATTCCGGACGAGTCCTTGTGTACTCTGACAAAGCTTCCCATCCAAGTCTGGTAATCTGAAGCGGATATAAAACATTAATACACCAACCGCCTGAACATAAATTGTCGCTGCAAACAAGGAGATGCGTAATCAACAACAATAATGATGACAAAGGAAATGATGACAATCTCAAAGGAAAAGTATGTAGTTGGTTCATAATGCGACTCGACGACGCATTGGTGTTTGAGAGATGGGGTCCAAAGCAATTAGGTAGGAATGACAAAGGAAATGAAGGGTGGAAAGATAGTAACGGCTAATTTATGCTGCTCCATGCAATAGTGGTATCATGATCTTTCTGAGACAggcaaggaaaaagaaaaagaaatgaaTAGCAAACACCAAACATGATGCAGCGGTGTGACTTGAAAACACATGATCCCTCTGCCCGCAGCTCCTATTGCGTAAAACCATACATCCTGGTTTTGGGCTTCGCGCAGGGCTGAGAAGCCGGGCTGGGGCTCACGCCCATCCTAGCATTAACAATCCAGCCATACGCTGCGCATCCTATGTCGGGAGCGGCGGGAGGGCTTTATCGAGACTCTCGCGGCTAATGGATCCCTTGGTGCTACGCGCATCGGAATTGGACCGCACTCGGCCTGTCTTTATGATGTGGCCACCACCCCCGACCACTCCGTACCCACTGTCTGCACTTTCGGGCTTCAGATGACTGCTTTTCGGTGGCGTCGGTGGAGGAAGGCCTTTCTGGTTGCCCTTCAACGCCGACAAGACGCTAAATCCATGCGAACGCCCCCGGTCCTTGGCTGGCGTAACGGGCCTGCGCTCGCTATGTGACGACATGTCCGAGCGGTTTGACACACGGCTTCTGCTTCTCCCACCCATTGAAGAGGCCTCTCCCGCCTCCTCCACCACCGGCAGTACAGCTGCAGGTTGCGCAGGCTCCCTGCGTTCCGATGCGGTCGAGGCAGAACCGTTCACCTTAGACCCAGGTGCCGTAGATCCCTTCGATTCCATTGGCCCGTCAGTCGTTGTGCGCAAGATCATGTCTGGCACTTCCTGCTCTCGCTCGGGGTGCTTGAATGCCTCATGCTCTGCCCTCCGTACTACGTCCTCGACCTCAGGGGACTTCGATCCAGGGATAGGAGGTGGTTGATGGGATGGAACCGGTGGGATCGCATTCGTTTTCGAACGGGAGTTGCTGTTCCAGCTCGAGACACGTTCCTTGCCCTTCTCCCTATCCTCTTGCGCAGCTGCGGCCTGGGCATCCGCCACAGCTGCAGCAGCTTGCATACGAGCGTCCCGCTCCTGGGTTTCCCGTTCTACCTCTTCCGGTGACATCGTTATGCCAGACATGAAGTTGATGAAGCGGTCTCCATATTCTTCCGGAGGAACTGGCGAGATCTGAGTCCTATCGTGTGACAAACCCTTCCAGAAGTGTTCTATCTTCTTGAGGAATCCATACTGAGCAAAAATGGTGTTAGTAGGGGGGCTGAGGAACGAAGGTCATAAATGTGTAACAAACTTACGTGAGTAAGGCAGTCGATGACTCCCAGATAATAGATCTCTTCGCCAGGGCTATTGTCTTCGTGGGTGGCTTGAAATCCCCCATCATCTTTGTAGAATACTGAATCTGACCTGACCCCTTGTTCCAACTCATTTGGCATAGTGCTGCTGCCTTCGCCCATTGGTATAGGCCTCTCGGATTTGATCATCTGCCTCAGCTCCCGTGCTTTCCTCTGGTTCTCCAGCTTCGATGGCGTCCGCAAGAGTACTGACTTCGCAGGGTCGGGCTCATCCGGGCCTGCGCTACCACCTGGATTGAAGACTTGGAGGGTCTTGTGTCGCAGATTCTCCTCATTTCCTCGTTGAAGATCGTGAATCCCAATGAGCAAAGAGTAATCCATGATCTTTAGCTTTTGCAGCAACTTGACGTCCTTCCTCAGCTGTTCCAAAAATAGCTGCTTCTTTTGGATCCCAAGCTCCAAGTGCTTCTTACGCCTGAGCCAGTTCAGATCCTTCAGAGTGGCACGTGGATTCTGTCCCAGGTTGTCTTCCTTGTAGTCTCTCCCAATAGTGGAGCCCTTCAGATCAAACGTTTGGTGGATGTCCCGGTGCGGTGGGAAGAGGTTGTTCATGACCACGAAGTGAATCTTGCGACCATATGCAACCTTCACACGATGGAGACCATAGAACTGAGACAGCAACGTGTTCGGATTTTCGGTCGCGTGTTCGTAGTAGTCCTTGAGAATCTTGCGAAGAAATTTGTGTTCCGAGTGATGAATGGTTTTGATGATATACTTATAGTCGCGGGAAAAGTAGAAGAAGCTGCCGCTCTTGCCGGGAGAACCGAGCTCAGACAAGATATACTTGCCAGTCAGAGACATCAGATAGTCGGCGGGATCGAGACCGAAGATGGCACGGAGGCGGCGGAAGACCCACGGCGCGTAGTCCTTGAACTTGAAGTCGTATTTTGCGGATGGAACAAGTTCATTGCCGGCACTGGTTTACGTCAGTTAGAATGAAAAAACACAACAGTGTACAAAATCTAGCCTCTGCAATACTTACACGTCAAACGTGGACTTTTGCTTGGTCTGGAAGTCTTCGTCGGTCAGTGCCCTATCCAGCTTCGCGTTCGTTCGCGAAACAGAGACGCGAATGCCCGTAAGCATGTTGTAGGCTGCAACCCAGTTGGTGTGTTTTTCGTCGACCTTGTTTCCGATGACAACCCggtcgtcgtcctcttccAAACGCTTGCGCTTGCTCGCCCTCTTTTGACGGTATGCCTCGGCCCACCTAAGAGCGTCGTCGTCTGGTATTATCTCGTCACGGGGCATGTCGGAGTGCAGTGACCTGGTATTCCTACGAACCAAGCTCAGAGAAGCCCTACGCCCGCCAGTTGGCGTGTTGGTGGGTGAGAACCGCCCACTGGTATAAGCTGCATCCGGACCATCCCGAGACCCCCTAGACGGACCAACCTTTGGTACTTCCAAGGTGTGACGGTGTTTCAGAGCAGCCCCTGGTGGTGCGAGCCCAGCCGAGGAGGACGATGGCGTGCCTCCATTAGAGTTGTAATGAGGAGGAGATGAGAAGCGGTGAGGTACGCCGTTGCGTTCCGGAGTGGCGGGCGTGGGACTTGTAGGGTTAGAGAAGTTATGGGAAGGGGCACTGGCAGTAGAGGTATCCAGAGTGACGACATCGGCCCGGTGCATGGGCTTCATGTACATATCAACTGGTGTGGGCGGTATTGATTCGCCATTCGTCGAGGTCATTGATGCTCTCAACAAATGGCTGTCTCGGTGAGCAGCCGACACGTGCATCTTCTGATCATCGTGGTTCATGCCATTACTGATCCTTTGCCGCGGAGGCTCAGGGGGCGAGTGTGCGGGTGGGGACATGTACTGCTGTTGTTGATTTGGAGTGGAGGAGACGGTTCTGTCGACCAAGGTGGTTGTGGTAACACCATTTACCAATGGCTTTCGGTAAAAGGATTCGGTGGTCTCGACATGAGAGAGCTTctcgccggcgccgggcTTCCCGTTCGACATCGCTGTGGCGGACGTCATGTCGGCGGGAATTGAGGTATTGCCCGCCGAATCGTCCCCATTCAGGCGTGTCGGGGGAgcgcaggccgacgacgagttTGATGTGTTGCTCGAGGTGCTGCTGTAGGCTTCGTCGAAACTATCATTCGATGGATGTGAAGAGGGGGCCCGGTGCACAGGCTGGTTTCCATGGACCTTGTCGCTAGTGAAGCCAAAGTCGAAATGgacgacgccggcggcgttTGGTTTGAAGTCTGAGTGCAAGCTGTCGGGCTGCTGTTGGCTTTCGATAAAAGACCTGGAGGGCATTTCGCGGTAGATGGTGCACAGAAATACTCAATATTATTTTGAGCAATGCTGCGAGGACCGACGGCTAGGGGTGGCCGATTGTCCTAGACATGCTCAAATGATGGTGTCGGTGTCGATATCGGGTATTTGGTTGCAAGTTTGTTGGTCGGAAAGTCGTGGGAAAAAAGGAGGTTCGAACGGAGAAAGTTGGCACGAGTGTGGGTGTGCCTCAGCTCCCGGGA from Pyricularia oryzae 70-15 chromosome 4, whole genome shotgun sequence includes these protein-coding regions:
- a CDS encoding phosphatidylinositol-4-phosphate 5-kinase its3 (PtdIns(4)P-5-kinase); the encoded protein is MPSRSFIESQQQPDSLHSDFKPNAAGVVHFDFGFTSDKVHGNQPVHRAPSSHPSNDSFDEAYSSTSSNTSNSSSACAPPTRLNGDDSAGNTSIPADMTSATAMSNGKPGAGEKLSHVETTESFYRKPLVNGVTTTTLVDRTVSSTPNQQQQYMSPPAHSPPEPPRQRISNGMNHDDQKMHVSAAHRDSHLLRASMTSTNGESIPPTPVDMYMKPMHRADVVTLDTSTASAPSHNFSNPTSPTPATPERNGVPHRFSSPPHYNSNGGTPSSSSAGLAPPGAALKHRHTLEVPKVGPSRGSRDGPDAAYTSGRFSPTNTPTGGRRASLSLVRRNTRSLHSDMPRDEIIPDDDALRWAEAYRQKRASKRKRLEEDDDRVVIGNKVDEKHTNWVAAYNMLTGIRVSVSRTNAKLDRALTDEDFQTKQKSTFDVAGNELVPSAKYDFKFKDYAPWVFRRLRAIFGLDPADYLMSLTGKYILSELGSPGKSGSFFYFSRDYKYIIKTIHHSEHKFLRKILKDYYEHATENPNTLLSQFYGLHRVKVAYGRKIHFVVMNNLFPPHRDIHQTFDLKGSTIGRDYKEDNLGQNPRATLKDLNWLRRKKHLELGIQKKQLFLEQLRKDVKLLQKLKIMDYSLLIGIHDLQRGNEENLRHKTLQVFNPGGSAGPDEPDPAKSVLLRTPSKLENQRKARELRQMIKSERPIPMGEGSSTMPNELEQGVRSDSVFYKDDGGFQATHEDNSPGEEIYYLGVIDCLTHYGFLKKIEHFWKGLSHDRTQISPVPPEEYGDRFINFMSGITMSPEEVERETQERDARMQAAAAVADAQAAAAQEDREKGKERVSSWNSNSRSKTNAIPPVPSHQPPPIPGSKSPEVEDVVRRAEHEAFKHPEREQEVPDMILRTTTDGPMESKGSTAPGSKVNGSASTASERREPAQPAAVLPVVEEAGEASSMGGRSRSRVSNRSDMSSHSERRPVTPAKDRGRSHGFSVLSALKGNQKGLPPPTPPKSSHLKPESADSGYGVVGGGGHIIKTGRVRSNSDARSTKGSISRESLDKALPPLPT